The Fodinibius salinus nucleotide sequence CTGTACGCGAAAGTCATTGGGTTTTGGAGTTTTAAGGACGGTGTGGCTATAAGAATCTCCAAAGAAAAAGACCGAGAATTCTCCTTCTTCGATAATATTATCCATAAAGGGTTGTACCAAGAAGGGGCGATCGTTAAAGGTATTGGTCAATAGTTGTACATACTCGGAATGTTCAGTGTGTTTAATACGAAAAGTGTTATCAGCTGCAGCACTTACAGTAGGTTTGATAACTATTTCATCGCTCTGTAATTCACTAAAAAAAGTTGGTAGCAATGAGGGCTCAAATTGCTGATACCACAGGCTGGGTACAATCTCAATTCCCTGTTGTTGTAGGTCTTGCAGGTAAGTTTTGTCGATATTCCATTTTACAAGCTCAAGGCTGTTTTCAAGAGTGGCAGTTGAAGATTCAATATTTTCTAAAACATTCAGAAAATCTTTAGGATCGTTCTGGTAATCCCATGGACTTCTGATAATTACTGCATCAAACTGATTCCAATTAATATTTGTATTACGCCATGAAACCTCTTCGGCTGTCCACCCCATTTTTTTCAGCGGTTTATGCAGCAGATGATCATAGGATTCAAATTCAGCAAGGCTATCCATCGACAAAAAAGCGCAGCGTTTCACAGGTTTCAATAGTTAATTTGGAATTTTCGAAATCTAAAATACTACCTCTCTATTGAAGTGCCAAAAGAAAGCCTCTTATTATTCTAGCAACAGTCTGTAAGTACCGAGTCGCTTTCTTCAGAATGGTGAGTTTTATTTGTTTTGCGGAGGCTAAATGACGCGTTGGAATAGCTTTTTTGAATTCTGATGGCATTGGCAATGGCGATAAGAGCTACTCCGACATCCGCAAAAATAGCCTCCCACATAGTGGCTATACCAACAACGGCCAGAACCATAACCAGTATCTTAATTCCCAGCGCAAAGCCGATATTTTGCCATACTACACGATGCGTAAAGTTAGCAATGTCAATAGCCAACGGTATTTTGGAGGGCTGGTCGGTTTGAATAACTATATCTGCTGTTTCAATGGTAGCATCCGAACCGATGCCGCCCATGGCAATCCCGACATCGGCCAGTGTAATAACTGGAGCATCATTAATACCATCTCCAATAAATCCTATTGTTTGGGATGGTTTTAGCGCTTGTTTAACGTGATGATATTTTTCATCAGGCAGAAGGCCTCCATACGCTCTGTCCAAGCTTAACTTTCGGGATACATGATCAACGACCTCTTGGTTATCTCCGGAAAGCATCACTATTTCGTTGACCCCATGTTTTCGAAGATCACCTATAGCCTGCTTACTGTCCTCTTTAATTTGATCCGCAATGCTAATGGTACCAACATGGGTTCCATCCTCCGCTACATGCACATAGGTGTAAGGGTCATTAAAGTCGCTTGATGAAATATTAATACCCTGCTGTTCTATCAAGTCACTATTTCCGACGACAATTGTTTTTCCGTTAATAGTTCCCTTCAATCCTTTGCCAGAAATTTCCTGCTGATTTTCTACGGTATGTAACGGTTGTCCATTGATACGGTTGAGGATTGCTTTTGCTATCGGATGGGTGGAGTCTTGTTCGAGGGAAGCAGCCAAGGCAAGCAGTTCATCCTGGCTATATCCATTAACAGGATGGATTTTCCGTACCTCAAAATTACCCTCTGTCATAGTGCCCGTTTTGTCCATGTACAGTGTTTCCATTTTTCGTAGTTGGTCAAGGAAATCTGAACCTTTGAACAGAATACCGTTGCGGGAGGCTGCTCCGATCCCGCCGAAATAACCAAGGGGTATAGAAATGACTAACCCGCATGGACAAGAGACAACAAGAAAAATAAGAGCGCGATAAAACCAGTCCTGAAAGACGTAGTTTTCAACCACAAGATAGGGGACGAGCGTAAGTGCTACTGCCAGCCAAACGACAATAGGGGTGTAAATGCTGGCAAACTTTGTCATAAACCGTTGTGTCGGGGCTTTTCGCTTGGTGGCTTCCTGCACCATCGTTAAAATGTTAGATAGCTTGGTATCCTCATATCCACTAGTCACTTTAATGCGAACAGGTCGGTCCTGATTAATAGAACCGGCCCAAACTTCGTCGCCTAAATCCCGGCTCATGGGTTTTGACTCACCGGTCAAGGCTGCTGTATTAAAAGAGGCTGTTTCGGTAAGAAGTTTTCCATCCAGCGGGACTTTTTCACCTGGTTTTACCTGGATTATTTCGCCTATCCCCACCTCGGAGGGGTGGACGTTTTTTGTTGTCCCCTTATGCTCTACTGTGGCCGTATCCGGCTGTTGATCTATTAGCGTTTTGATGGATTGTTTTGCTCGTTGAACGGCATTCCCTTGGGCATATTCGCCCACCATATAGAAGAGCATTACGGCTACGCCCTCGGCGTATTCGCCAATGGCAAAAGCACCGACGGTGGCAATACCCATTAGCATAAATTCGCTGAATATGGTGCCGTTTTTAATCGATTTGAACGCTTTTATCCAGACCGGTCCGCCGACAGTTATATATGAAAGTCCATATAGTGGTAAATACACATAGGCCTGACCGGCAAATGAAAATCCGTGTTCAACAATTAGTGCTGCAGCTAAAAATAGTGCACTGGCTACGGCTTCTTTATATTTTTTAAAGAATGTCATCATTATTCAGTTATGATTTTGTTTGAGCCATTCCCTTGCGTTCCCGGCTTGGTCAATAGAAAAAAATTGCATCTCTTCTTTGGTAATAGGGTCGACGAGCTTAGTACCCCATTTTTGCCACTTCTTTTCTCCAACTACAGCAATTCGATCAAAATATCCGATGTATTCGACATCAAGCTGCAGATCTTTCCAAAGCGCTGCGGTATCCTGCCACCCCTCAAAATCTTCAAGTATCATAATTAAATGGGGATCATCAGATGCAGTTGTAAACTTGTTTAAAGCCGGTTCGAGGTGATCCAAGTCTTCTTTCGAAAGTTTCCCGGATGCTTTGATGGCAAGAATATCGTCATCAGTATGATCATTCACTTCAATCATATTGCTCCGTGTTTTTCTTCTACTTTCAATTTCTGTTCCTAAAATAAGCGTCGAACAGTCGCAGTTCTTGCATCTTTGTGTAAATCTTGTGCAGAAATTTGTGATTAACCGCTTAAACTACACCAGCAGCCACATATACTGCTCCAAAATAAAATTCTTGCATATAGAACTTCTGAAAATCTTTTTGCATAGATACCCAGGGCGTTTGTTTGGTATGTTCGTAGCGGACTCCATAAGATTGTAAGAGATTGATCATAGCTTTAACCAACCATTCAGGCCATTTCTTGGGCCGTTTTAACTCGAAAATAGCCATTCGTTTCCCTGCTTGTAATCTATGAGCCGCCCGTTTAATTATGCGATCATAATCCGGTGACATAGATATCGCCAATGTTGATAAAACGCCATCAGAATCAGAAGGGATATTATACTCAGACATATCAGCCTGTACCAACTTAACATTATCCAATCCTAAGTTTTGTATTCGATTCTCTGCCTGCTGTAGCATTGATTCAGATAGATCTACTCCAATAATAGTGCCTTTCCTTCCAATTTGCTTGCTGAGTAACGGAAAATTGAGTCCCGTCCCGCATCCCAGATCAACTATGGTGTCGCCCGATTTAAGTTTGAGGCTTTGAATAGCTTTTTCCCGATAAGTTTTAACCCTGAGGCCCAACATACGCAATAACAAAAGGGAAAGGTCATAATTTGTGGCCAAACTATTGCCATAGATTTCTTGGATTTCATCCAGGCTAAAAATCTGCTTTTCCATCTCCGTCCAATTTGATTAATGATTGTTCAAAATTAAGATGGATAGAGCAGATAAATTTATCTTGTATTTTTATGTGATTATCGTGCAGAATTATGTTTAGAGCTGATCAATAGAAGTGCGCTTATTCTCTTTGATCTCTTTGAAATGTGATGGTGCAAGTCCGGTTTCCTTTTTGAATTGCCTGGAGAAATGTTGTTGGCTGCTGTAATCAAGTTCCAAGGCAATTTGGCTCAGCGTTTTCTCATCATAGACGATAAGTTCCTTGGCCCGCTCGATCTTTTGGAGGATAAAGTAACGCTCTATTGATTTACCTTCTACGGCCGAAAACAGGCGGCTCAGCTGCTGATAATCTTTATGGATTTTTTCTGAAAGATAAT carries:
- a CDS encoding heavy metal translocating P-type ATPase, whose amino-acid sequence is MMTFFKKYKEAVASALFLAAALIVEHGFSFAGQAYVYLPLYGLSYITVGGPVWIKAFKSIKNGTIFSEFMLMGIATVGAFAIGEYAEGVAVMLFYMVGEYAQGNAVQRAKQSIKTLIDQQPDTATVEHKGTTKNVHPSEVGIGEIIQVKPGEKVPLDGKLLTETASFNTAALTGESKPMSRDLGDEVWAGSINQDRPVRIKVTSGYEDTKLSNILTMVQEATKRKAPTQRFMTKFASIYTPIVVWLAVALTLVPYLVVENYVFQDWFYRALIFLVVSCPCGLVISIPLGYFGGIGAASRNGILFKGSDFLDQLRKMETLYMDKTGTMTEGNFEVRKIHPVNGYSQDELLALAASLEQDSTHPIAKAILNRINGQPLHTVENQQEISGKGLKGTINGKTIVVGNSDLIEQQGINISSSDFNDPYTYVHVAEDGTHVGTISIADQIKEDSKQAIGDLRKHGVNEIVMLSGDNQEVVDHVSRKLSLDRAYGGLLPDEKYHHVKQALKPSQTIGFIGDGINDAPVITLADVGIAMGGIGSDATIETADIVIQTDQPSKIPLAIDIANFTHRVVWQNIGFALGIKILVMVLAVVGIATMWEAIFADVGVALIAIANAIRIQKSYSNASFSLRKTNKTHHSEESDSVLTDCC
- a CDS encoding class I SAM-dependent methyltransferase translates to MEKQIFSLDEIQEIYGNSLATNYDLSLLLLRMLGLRVKTYREKAIQSLKLKSGDTIVDLGCGTGLNFPLLSKQIGRKGTIIGVDLSESMLQQAENRIQNLGLDNVKLVQADMSEYNIPSDSDGVLSTLAISMSPDYDRIIKRAAHRLQAGKRMAIFELKRPKKWPEWLVKAMINLLQSYGVRYEHTKQTPWVSMQKDFQKFYMQEFYFGAVYVAAGVV
- a CDS encoding ATP-grasp domain-containing protein, which translates into the protein MKRCAFLSMDSLAEFESYDHLLHKPLKKMGWTAEEVSWRNTNINWNQFDAVIIRSPWDYQNDPKDFLNVLENIESSTATLENSLELVKWNIDKTYLQDLQQQGIEIVPSLWYQQFEPSLLPTFFSELQSDEIVIKPTVSAAADNTFRIKHTEHSEYVQLLTNTFNDRPFLVQPFMDNIIEEGEFSVFFFGDSYSHTVLKTPKPNDFRVQEEHGGKLTPVEPEKKLLATAQKTRNNISPLPLYTRADYVRTDQNTFALMELELIEPSLYFNMDPESPKRFARVFDEWLKP
- a CDS encoding STAS/SEC14 domain-containing protein, giving the protein MIEVNDHTDDDILAIKASGKLSKEDLDHLEPALNKFTTASDDPHLIMILEDFEGWQDTAALWKDLQLDVEYIGYFDRIAVVGEKKWQKWGTKLVDPITKEEMQFFSIDQAGNAREWLKQNHN